The following coding sequences lie in one Puniceibacterium sp. IMCC21224 genomic window:
- a CDS encoding tyrosine-type recombinase/integrase, with product MEGKTVGRLSEAAELKVQDLSLAARRGGHDLATLHGKGGKIRQCPLWPETERALAHEIRDREGDTPVFVSRLGAGFTRFGVYRLIERCAAHVPALAGRTITPHVIRHTTVCHLVLARVDINTIRAWLGYVSISTTNIYAEIDLTMKANAVALCEVGQQRSGRSWKVDKDLMALLKSL from the coding sequence TTGGAGGGAAAGACTGTCGGGCGCCTGTCCGAGGCAGCAGAGCTGAAGGTGCAGGATCTGTCGCTTGCCGCCCGAAGGGGTGGCCATGATCTTGCGACCCTTCATGGAAAGGGCGGCAAGATCCGCCAGTGCCCGTTATGGCCAGAAACCGAGCGGGCTCTTGCGCACGAAATCCGGGATCGCGAAGGGGATACACCTGTCTTTGTCAGCAGGCTTGGGGCAGGGTTCACGCGGTTCGGCGTCTATCGCCTGATCGAGCGCTGCGCTGCGCATGTTCCTGCGCTCGCCGGCCGCACGATCACGCCACATGTGATCCGACATACGACCGTCTGCCATCTTGTCCTTGCCAGGGTGGACATCAACACCATCCGCGCATGGCTTGGGTATGTGTCGATCAGCACGACCAACATTTATGCCGAGATCGACCTGACGATGAAGGCCAACGCCGTTGCACTCTGCGAAGTCGGCCAACAGAGATCAGGGCGCTCGTGGAAGGTGGACAAAGACCTGATGGCGTTACTGAAATCCTTGTGA
- a CDS encoding helix-turn-helix domain-containing protein — protein MITGPQMRAARALLGIDQKTLAELAGLSVPTIQRMEASTGNVRGVVDSLTKVIAALELAGAELIGEGSVSTAGGRGVRLKVPPPRH, from the coding sequence ATGATCACTGGCCCCCAGATGCGCGCTGCACGTGCTTTACTCGGTATCGACCAGAAGACCCTGGCCGAGCTGGCAGGGCTTTCTGTGCCGACGATCCAGCGCATGGAGGCAAGCACCGGCAATGTGCGCGGCGTGGTCGACAGCCTGACCAAGGTCATCGCAGCGCTTGAGCTTGCCGGGGCAGAACTCATTGGAGAAGGCTCCGTCAGCACGGCGGGCGGACGCGGTGTGCGCCTCAAGGTGCCTCCACCCAGACATTGA
- a CDS encoding SulP family inorganic anion transporter, which translates to MKDQTTRQRTAPSFVELFTPKLVTVLREGYGLPQLRADAIAGLTVAIVALPLSMAIAIASGATPAQGLYTAIVGGFLVSLLGGSRFQIGGPAGAFIVLVASTVALHGMDGLILATFLSGLMLTAVGFLRLGTFIKFIPFPVTVGFTAGIAVIIFASQIKELFGLTLDHEPGELLEKLPVLWAARDSITPAAVLLSATTVGIILGLRRWRPHWPGMLIAVAVAAAVVALLGLPVQTIGTKFGGIPSSLPAPRLPELSLEKILAVLPAAISFTLLGAIESLLSAVVADGMTGRRHRSNCELVAQGAANIGSSLFGGFCVTGTIARTATNVRAGAHGPVAGMLHAVFILLFMLVAAPLAAYIPLAALAGVLAVVAWNMIEKPAIAILVRSGRGEATVLGATFFLTIFRDLTEAIVIGFALGSVLFIHRMSQTTGVAANTAFVGRDEADSTHPREAYDEEAAANPEVVVYRITGALFFGATASIGSVLDRIQDSHKALVVDFSAVPFLDSTGANMIEGLAHKAHKRGVALWLTGASLDIQRVFVMHGLKRPLVHYAASVEDALKSVEDDIDAHQDAA; encoded by the coding sequence ATGAAAGACCAGACCACCAGACAGAGAACGGCACCCAGCTTCGTCGAACTCTTCACTCCGAAACTCGTCACCGTCCTGCGTGAGGGCTATGGACTGCCCCAGTTGCGGGCGGATGCCATTGCCGGTCTGACCGTTGCCATCGTCGCACTGCCCCTCTCGATGGCGATCGCTATTGCCTCGGGGGCGACCCCGGCACAGGGGCTCTACACCGCGATCGTTGGCGGCTTCCTTGTCTCGCTTCTGGGCGGTTCGCGCTTCCAGATCGGTGGCCCAGCTGGTGCCTTCATCGTGCTGGTGGCCAGTACCGTCGCACTGCACGGAATGGACGGGCTGATCCTCGCGACCTTCCTGTCGGGCTTGATGCTGACTGCAGTCGGGTTCCTGCGGCTTGGCACCTTCATCAAGTTCATCCCCTTCCCTGTGACCGTCGGGTTCACAGCCGGGATTGCGGTGATCATCTTCGCCAGCCAGATCAAGGAGCTCTTCGGCCTGACGCTCGATCATGAGCCCGGTGAGCTCCTTGAAAAACTGCCCGTACTGTGGGCGGCCCGGGACAGTATCACGCCCGCGGCCGTTCTGCTGTCTGCCACGACGGTCGGTATCATCCTCGGCCTGCGCCGGTGGCGTCCCCATTGGCCGGGCATGCTGATCGCGGTCGCGGTCGCGGCGGCAGTCGTCGCGCTTCTGGGGCTGCCGGTTCAGACCATCGGCACCAAGTTCGGTGGGATCCCATCCTCACTTCCTGCCCCGCGCCTGCCGGAACTCTCGCTGGAGAAGATCTTGGCGGTGCTTCCGGCGGCGATCTCCTTCACCCTGCTCGGCGCCATCGAGTCGCTTTTGTCGGCGGTCGTGGCCGACGGCATGACAGGGCGGCGCCACCGCTCGAACTGCGAGCTTGTCGCGCAGGGGGCGGCGAATATCGGGTCTTCCCTCTTCGGCGGCTTCTGCGTCACGGGCACGATTGCGCGGACGGCAACCAACGTGCGGGCGGGCGCGCATGGGCCGGTCGCAGGGATGCTGCATGCGGTGTTCATCCTGCTCTTCATGCTCGTTGCCGCGCCCCTTGCCGCCTATATCCCGCTGGCGGCATTGGCGGGTGTTCTGGCCGTCGTTGCCTGGAACATGATCGAGAAACCCGCCATCGCAATCCTGGTGCGCTCGGGCCGGGGCGAGGCGACAGTGCTTGGCGCGACCTTCTTCCTGACCATCTTCCGCGATCTGACCGAGGCCATTGTCATCGGTTTCGCACTCGGCTCGGTCCTGTTCATCCACCGCATGAGCCAGACAACCGGGGTTGCTGCAAACACCGCCTTCGTCGGGCGTGACGAGGCGGACAGCACTCACCCGCGCGAGGCCTATGACGAGGAGGCCGCAGCCAACCCTGAGGTCGTGGTCTACCGTATCACCGGCGCGCTCTTCTTCGGTGCAACGGCCTCGATCGGATCGGTGCTCGACCGCATTCAGGACAGCCATAAGGCGCTGGTCGTCGACTTCTCGGCTGTGCCGTTCCTCGACTCGACCGGGGCCAACATGATCGAAGGCCTTGCACACAAGGCACACAAGCGTGGCGTGGCCCTTTGGCTGACGGGCGCGAGCCTTGACATCCAGCGTGTGTTCGTGATGCACGGCCTGAAACGGCCACTCGTCCACTATGCCGCTTCCGTCGAGGACGCCCTCAAGAGCGTTGAGGACGATATCGACGCCCATCAGGACGCCGCGTGA
- a CDS encoding winged helix-turn-helix transcriptional regulator, whose protein sequence is MQRAALERRRRRESFDPQERRRYVLSALERPRTQAELRDALGMSNSGILHLLRRLERDGLVRPAERVVWTRVWEKTRNGD, encoded by the coding sequence ATGCAGAGAGCCGCGTTGGAGCGCCGGCGGCGCCGAGAGTCCTTCGATCCACAGGAGCGACGCCGCTACGTTCTTTCCGCGCTTGAGCGTCCACGCACGCAGGCAGAACTTCGTGACGCCCTTGGCATGAGCAACAGCGGAATCCTGCACCTCCTGCGGCGCCTCGAGCGGGACGGGCTGGTCCGCCCAGCCGAACGTGTGGTCTGGACGCGTGTCTGGGAAAAGACGCGAAACGGTGACTGA
- a CDS encoding putative quinol monooxygenase encodes MKAQILKTLAALALITTSAAAQETPMENHTASYIAMPAAEGQTEAFAEFLAGAAPIVADTEPGTVLWFALQDDDTLAIFDIFVDEEARNAHFSGAVAAALNQNADALVAGGWDDGVVANINNSDVLSVREPVDLYSATTATYITLEAAPGKGPELAALLTAAGPIVGETEPGTLFWAALQIDETSFAIFDIFTNNAGREAHFAGQVAGLLNERAAELVAGGWDDGVVANVHNFDILAIK; translated from the coding sequence ATGAAAGCCCAAATTCTCAAGACACTCGCCGCTTTGGCCTTGATCACGACATCTGCAGCCGCACAGGAAACCCCAATGGAAAATCACACTGCCAGCTACATCGCCATGCCCGCCGCTGAAGGCCAGACCGAAGCATTCGCCGAATTTCTGGCCGGAGCCGCCCCGATTGTCGCGGACACCGAACCAGGCACCGTGCTTTGGTTTGCCTTGCAAGACGACGATACGCTCGCGATCTTTGATATCTTCGTGGATGAAGAAGCGCGCAATGCGCATTTCTCCGGCGCTGTGGCCGCGGCTTTGAACCAAAATGCCGACGCGCTGGTCGCCGGGGGCTGGGACGATGGTGTTGTCGCGAATATCAACAATTCCGATGTCCTGTCGGTGAGGGAACCGGTTGATCTCTACTCGGCGACGACAGCCACGTATATCACGCTCGAAGCAGCACCCGGCAAAGGGCCGGAACTGGCAGCCTTGCTGACCGCAGCTGGTCCCATCGTCGGAGAAACCGAACCTGGCACATTGTTCTGGGCGGCGCTGCAGATTGACGAAACATCCTTCGCAATCTTCGACATCTTCACCAACAATGCTGGCCGTGAAGCACACTTTGCCGGTCAAGTCGCCGGGCTGCTGAACGAACGGGCAGCGGAGTTGGTCGCTGGCGGGTGGGACGACGGTGTGGTCGCTAACGTCCACAACTTCGACATCCTCGCCATCAAGTAA
- a CDS encoding LysR family transcriptional regulator: MNQIRYFLAVCQHRNFTHSASASNVSQPSLTTAIKKLEHELGGDLFVRDRAGCRLTALGKLMQPRLQKAHDETQAAKAEAVRHTRLERVPISVGVGETIGHNRISAAVERFRTRLPQAEIELIVASASKLLSGLREGEFDVVVTAATVSEDLYRIDQLYDESYKVVVSKSHPLSGRNAISLSTLAETDMLDRPNCEMRDALHRACADQGHELYAAYRSNRVDWLVELARQGLGAVILPTTAIPADRGLVSILIDGLEISRTVSALRYRHQTTRPETNDLIREIARV; encoded by the coding sequence ATGAACCAGATCAGGTATTTTTTGGCTGTCTGCCAGCATCGCAACTTCACCCATTCCGCTAGCGCCTCAAATGTTTCCCAACCGTCCTTGACGACCGCGATCAAGAAACTTGAACACGAGCTCGGGGGTGATCTGTTTGTCAGGGACCGCGCGGGATGCAGGTTGACGGCACTCGGAAAACTCATGCAGCCAAGGCTACAGAAAGCGCATGACGAAACGCAGGCAGCTAAGGCAGAAGCCGTCCGCCACACGCGACTAGAGCGGGTTCCTATTTCTGTAGGTGTTGGCGAAACGATTGGTCACAACCGGATTTCAGCCGCCGTGGAACGCTTCCGTACACGATTGCCGCAAGCCGAAATAGAGTTGATCGTGGCGTCTGCCTCCAAGCTTCTGTCCGGATTGCGAGAGGGTGAATTTGACGTCGTTGTCACAGCGGCGACGGTCAGTGAAGACCTCTATCGAATAGACCAGCTCTATGACGAGTCCTACAAAGTTGTGGTGTCCAAGTCGCACCCGTTGTCTGGACGAAACGCTATTTCTCTTTCGACACTCGCTGAAACTGACATGCTCGATCGACCCAATTGCGAAATGCGCGATGCGTTGCATCGGGCATGTGCAGACCAAGGTCACGAACTCTACGCGGCCTATCGGTCAAATCGCGTGGATTGGTTAGTCGAACTCGCGCGGCAGGGATTAGGCGCGGTGATTTTGCCAACCACGGCAATTCCAGCAGATAGGGGCCTCGTTTCGATACTCATCGACGGCCTTGAAATTTCGCGAACTGTTTCTGCTCTTCGTTATCGGCACCAAACGACGAGACCAGAGACAAATGATCTGATCCGTGAGATTGCGCGTGTGTAG
- a CDS encoding type II toxin-antitoxin system ParD family antitoxin, which produces MPNVHLTEPMQKYVQAQIESGAYANLSEVVRAGVRMLMEKDGARQFYALKADLEMAATLAENGDFAEFDAQAFEPDAFDR; this is translated from the coding sequence ATGCCAAACGTCCACCTGACCGAACCGATGCAGAAATATGTGCAGGCGCAGATCGAGTCCGGCGCCTACGCCAATCTGAGCGAAGTCGTGCGCGCCGGCGTAAGGATGCTGATGGAGAAGGATGGCGCGCGGCAGTTCTATGCCCTCAAGGCCGATCTCGAGATGGCAGCCACCCTGGCCGAGAATGGGGATTTCGCCGAGTTCGATGCCCAAGCCTTCGAACCGGATGCGTTTGATCGCTGA
- a CDS encoding type II toxin-antitoxin system RelE/ParE family toxin, producing the protein MTIRLSGQAKSDLEEIRTYTVETWGRDQWLVYYRQLVTAFERITGDPDAGRDRSLFVPGMRSVNCQRHVIFYKRLDAADGAAVILRIVHQRRNMPALVYYEDLDGG; encoded by the coding sequence ATGACGATTCGGCTTTCCGGACAGGCCAAGTCCGACCTTGAAGAGATACGCACCTACACCGTCGAAACATGGGGCAGGGACCAATGGCTCGTCTATTACCGCCAGTTGGTCACCGCCTTCGAGCGGATCACTGGGGATCCCGACGCGGGCCGGGACAGGAGTCTCTTTGTCCCGGGGATGCGGTCCGTCAATTGCCAGCGACACGTGATCTTCTACAAGCGGCTCGATGCGGCGGATGGCGCGGCAGTCATCCTGCGCATCGTGCATCAGCGCCGCAACATGCCCGCACTCGTCTACTACGAGGATCTCGACGGCGGTTAA
- a CDS encoding lytic transglycosylase domain-containing protein: MRSFTGDDDARNGPLPDRLFLFAAPQSRGDDDPLSDVTAAAAVAPRAVRASPEILHAIETTALRYGSHDALRQAGLSVIDWALFYRANIEVESAYNPHALSPVGAIGLGQLMPDTARDLGVDPHDVAQNLDGSARYLLMMLEQFGDPALALAAYNAGPHAVTRHGGIPPFQETQGHVARVTAVFQRLRGDLS; the protein is encoded by the coding sequence TTGCGCTCGTTCACCGGCGACGACGATGCCCGGAATGGGCCCCTCCCAGATCGCCTCTTTCTTTTTGCAGCACCGCAGTCCCGCGGGGATGATGATCCCCTGAGCGATGTGACGGCTGCAGCAGCGGTCGCCCCACGCGCGGTCCGCGCCTCCCCCGAAATCCTCCACGCCATCGAGACCACCGCGCTGCGCTACGGCAGCCATGACGCTCTGCGTCAGGCGGGCCTGTCGGTCATCGATTGGGCGCTGTTCTACCGCGCCAATATCGAGGTCGAGAGCGCCTATAACCCGCATGCGCTGAGCCCGGTTGGAGCCATCGGGCTCGGCCAGCTGATGCCCGACACCGCGCGCGATCTTGGCGTCGATCCCCATGACGTCGCCCAGAACCTCGACGGCTCGGCCCGTTACCTGCTGATGATGCTCGAGCAGTTCGGCGATCCCGCGCTGGCGCTTGCGGCCTACAATGCCGGTCCCCATGCGGTCACCCGCCATGGCGGCATTCCCCCATTTCAAGAAACCCAAGGCCATGTGGCCCGTGTGACAGCCGTGTTCCAGCGGCTGAGAGGAGACCTGTCGTGA
- a CDS encoding TrbC/VirB2 family protein: MTSKSSLVALGAMALIVLASPALAQSIDLSPVQTLLQGIVDAITGPLGIVIGTLALIGVFLSWLFGILDFRQALWVVVAIAGIAAAPTIVAAIWTT, translated from the coding sequence GTGACGTCCAAATCTTCCCTTGTCGCGCTCGGCGCGATGGCCCTGATCGTGCTGGCCAGCCCCGCACTGGCACAAAGCATCGACCTATCGCCCGTACAGACGCTTCTGCAGGGCATCGTCGATGCGATCACCGGCCCGTTGGGCATCGTGATCGGCACGCTCGCGCTGATCGGCGTGTTCCTCTCCTGGCTCTTCGGCATCCTCGATTTCCGTCAGGCACTTTGGGTCGTGGTCGCGATCGCGGGCATCGCCGCGGCACCCACCATCGTCGCCGCCATCTGGACGACCTGA
- a CDS encoding type IV secretion system protein VirB3, protein MSDQSRVFIGLLRPPKLMGLPIMYAMVWLFGSTLLFLWVQSWVVAVFAGLAWPALWKAADWDPNFLDVLVITLQETPPTANRKLHGGDSYAP, encoded by the coding sequence ATGTCCGACCAGTCCCGCGTGTTCATCGGCCTTCTCAGGCCGCCCAAGCTGATGGGCTTGCCGATCATGTACGCCATGGTCTGGCTCTTCGGCTCGACGCTCCTGTTCCTCTGGGTCCAGAGCTGGGTGGTGGCCGTCTTCGCGGGGCTGGCCTGGCCGGCGCTTTGGAAAGCCGCGGACTGGGATCCGAACTTCCTCGACGTCCTGGTCATCACCTTGCAGGAAACCCCGCCCACGGCGAACCGCAAGCTTCACGGGGGCGACAGCTATGCCCCGTGA
- a CDS encoding type IV secretion system protein B4, with translation MPRDGVADDVADALDPLTALPAWFKGEKRLSSMLPYVSLVTDRTIRTRGNELMQCIRLEGVNSTTSEDAHLDRIGGLLAGIVAQVGTEFSFYLHKVSKAVDVSLPPIPGEGFAAAVDQRWRAHLAQSGLRDKTLTLTVLKRPETGSRLPFGLGASRAWNAADTTRRLRKLDEVVGFLLSSFDELKPRLLAASSGELLGFLGSLNTGEEHPLFPRSRLGVIAEDVANTRVTFRGTTIALSDGAVGDKLGAIFAVKNYPAKTDSLMLDELNLPVDMVVTHSFVPINANIMAGRIKRQLRLMQAANDGAVSLAQELELAQDDLESKRLIFGEHHMTVAVYARSQTALDDIAAEIRNISATSGINLISEAFGARAHFMAQHPGNTGARSRKAAITNHNFADLATFHRTPLGKTAAQVPWGVPITLFPTPERSGFRFNFHEQGAPDREPTGGHTLILGRPGSGKSVLAAFLMTMARRAGARLFVFDYRAGMEMAVRALGGSYSTVRAGRPTGLNPLQTEIDARGQAWLADWLASLLERRDQPLTPVQTNRLQEVVRQNASAGNAGLRNWSDFASLLVSTDDEGDLFERMQEWTADGRYGWIFGANAEDSFSIDGDVAGFDLTGILDSESERERMAVLSYLFRRVERVIEDRKPTIIVIDEAWKALDNAYFAERLSNWLVTARKQNAVVVMMTQYASQLERTRTGKTIVEAVPTQVLLPNIRASAADYAMLGLSEKELDVLLGVGSASRLALVRDDRGSVVIDADLSALGPLVTILGGMEKGEALVGPDYRDRPDFWRVT, from the coding sequence ATGCCCCGTGATGGAGTTGCCGATGACGTCGCAGACGCCCTCGATCCGCTGACCGCGCTGCCCGCTTGGTTCAAGGGCGAGAAGCGGCTCTCGTCGATGCTGCCTTACGTCAGCCTCGTGACCGACCGGACGATTCGGACCCGCGGGAACGAGCTGATGCAATGCATCCGGCTCGAAGGAGTGAACAGCACCACGAGCGAGGATGCGCATCTCGACCGGATCGGCGGGCTTCTCGCCGGGATCGTCGCGCAGGTCGGGACCGAGTTCTCCTTCTACCTGCACAAAGTCTCGAAAGCGGTCGACGTGTCACTGCCGCCCATTCCGGGCGAAGGGTTCGCTGCCGCCGTCGATCAACGCTGGCGCGCGCATCTGGCTCAATCTGGCCTCCGCGACAAGACGCTGACCCTGACGGTCCTGAAGCGCCCCGAGACAGGCAGCCGTCTGCCCTTCGGTCTGGGGGCGTCCCGTGCCTGGAATGCTGCCGACACGACACGGCGTCTGCGCAAGCTCGACGAGGTCGTGGGGTTTCTGCTGTCGTCCTTCGATGAACTGAAACCCCGGCTGCTTGCCGCCAGCAGCGGCGAGCTTCTGGGCTTTCTCGGATCTCTGAACACCGGCGAGGAGCATCCGCTCTTCCCGCGATCGCGCCTCGGGGTGATCGCCGAGGATGTCGCCAATACCCGCGTCACCTTCCGCGGCACGACCATCGCGCTCTCCGACGGCGCTGTGGGCGACAAGCTCGGCGCGATCTTCGCGGTGAAGAACTATCCCGCCAAGACGGACAGCCTGATGCTCGACGAGCTGAACCTGCCCGTCGATATGGTGGTCACGCATTCTTTCGTGCCGATCAACGCAAACATCATGGCAGGCCGGATCAAGCGGCAGTTGCGCCTGATGCAGGCGGCCAATGACGGGGCCGTCAGCCTCGCGCAGGAGCTGGAACTCGCGCAGGACGATCTGGAATCCAAACGCCTGATCTTCGGCGAGCACCACATGACGGTGGCTGTCTATGCGCGATCCCAGACGGCACTCGACGACATCGCGGCCGAAATCCGCAACATCTCTGCCACCTCCGGCATCAACCTGATCTCGGAAGCCTTCGGGGCACGGGCGCATTTCATGGCGCAGCATCCGGGGAACACTGGCGCGCGCAGCCGCAAGGCTGCGATCACCAACCACAACTTCGCCGATCTCGCCACCTTTCACCGCACGCCGCTCGGCAAGACGGCCGCGCAAGTGCCCTGGGGCGTGCCGATCACGCTTTTTCCGACGCCAGAGCGCAGCGGGTTCCGCTTCAATTTCCACGAACAGGGCGCGCCGGACCGCGAGCCCACGGGTGGCCACACGCTGATCCTCGGCCGCCCCGGCTCGGGCAAATCCGTGCTGGCGGCTTTCTTGATGACCATGGCCCGGCGCGCAGGCGCGCGGCTCTTCGTCTTCGATTATCGCGCCGGCATGGAAATGGCCGTCCGCGCGCTTGGCGGCAGCTATTCGACCGTGCGGGCCGGGCGACCCACGGGCCTCAATCCCCTGCAGACCGAAATTGACGCCCGCGGGCAGGCTTGGCTGGCCGACTGGCTGGCAAGCCTTCTCGAGCGCCGCGACCAACCCCTGACCCCGGTGCAAACCAACCGCCTGCAGGAGGTCGTGCGCCAGAACGCCAGCGCCGGGAACGCAGGGCTGCGAAACTGGTCGGACTTTGCCTCGCTCCTCGTCTCGACCGATGACGAGGGCGATCTTTTCGAGCGGATGCAGGAATGGACGGCGGACGGCCGCTATGGCTGGATCTTCGGGGCCAATGCCGAGGACAGTTTCAGCATCGACGGTGACGTCGCAGGCTTTGACCTTACCGGCATCCTCGATTCCGAGAGTGAGCGGGAACGTATGGCGGTCCTCTCCTACCTCTTCCGCCGGGTCGAGCGCGTGATCGAAGATCGCAAGCCCACGATCATCGTGATTGATGAGGCCTGGAAGGCGCTGGACAACGCGTATTTCGCGGAGCGGCTCTCGAACTGGCTGGTCACCGCGCGCAAGCAGAACGCCGTCGTCGTGATGATGACGCAGTATGCGAGCCAGCTCGAGCGGACCCGGACCGGCAAGACCATTGTGGAAGCCGTGCCGACGCAAGTTCTCTTGCCCAACATCCGCGCCTCAGCCGCCGACTACGCGATGCTCGGCCTCAGCGAGAAGGAACTCGACGTGCTTCTGGGTGTCGGCTCCGCCTCGCGGCTGGCCCTCGTGCGCGATGACCGGGGTTCGGTGGTGATCGACGCCGATCTGAGCGCCCTTGGCCCCCTCGTGACCATCCTTGGCGGCATGGAAAAGGGCGAGGCCCTCGTCGGCCCCGACTACCGTGACCGCCCTGATTTCTGGAGAGTGACATGA